One window of Caldisericum exile AZM16c01 genomic DNA carries:
- a CDS encoding glycerol-3-phosphate acyltransferase, which translates to MEMLLKAIFPIVIGYLIGSFLPAYFIGKLKGVDVTKAGSKNPGIANTANLFGYKMAILVGIYDIFKSPLAIFVALKLGASLPVAFASGFSAVLGHIAPFYLRFKGGRGMAASIGVMGYSLVLLLMHDVRFAYVFIPIILIIALLFFMRNKWHSADTITLFVLPLFVIAVILYYSIRVESVAFLIAGLYSVVQRVEYLLSEKFKEATIEERKLLSRKWLRPFASIFAIGIMFYKIYTLILLGAVLLAFIIFEALRFSKKRFKGLIPYKASEEKRISSMVMFLLGAFMTLSFFSPSIGSLAVMFTIFGDLSAWSIGVSIGKFHIFAGKTLEGTIAAFLTNTLIASIYYKLGLVSVAVFLTGAIVATLAELAPFEDDNFSVPLLSAITMSLISEL; encoded by the coding sequence ATGGAAATGCTTTTAAAAGCAATTTTTCCAATTGTTATTGGTTATCTTATTGGAAGTTTCTTACCTGCGTATTTTATAGGAAAATTAAAAGGAGTTGATGTAACAAAAGCAGGTTCAAAAAATCCGGGTATCGCAAACACGGCAAATCTTTTTGGATATAAAATGGCAATTCTTGTTGGTATTTATGATATCTTTAAATCTCCGCTTGCTATCTTCGTAGCGTTAAAGTTGGGTGCATCTTTACCAGTTGCGTTCGCCTCAGGTTTTTCAGCCGTTTTGGGGCATATTGCTCCATTTTATCTTCGGTTTAAAGGTGGTCGTGGAATGGCAGCATCTATTGGTGTTATGGGCTATTCGCTTGTGCTACTTCTTATGCATGATGTACGCTTTGCCTATGTATTTATTCCGATAATTCTTATTATTGCACTTTTATTTTTTATGCGGAATAAATGGCACTCTGCTGACACCATTACACTTTTTGTGTTACCTTTGTTTGTCATTGCAGTTATTCTTTACTATAGCATCCGTGTGGAAAGTGTTGCATTTCTCATCGCAGGTCTTTATAGTGTTGTACAAAGAGTAGAGTATCTACTTAGCGAAAAATTTAAAGAAGCAACCATTGAAGAAAGAAAACTTCTGTCAAGAAAGTGGTTAAGGCCGTTTGCATCCATATTTGCAATAGGGATTATGTTCTACAAAATATACACGCTTATTCTTCTTGGAGCGGTGCTTCTTGCATTTATCATTTTTGAAGCATTACGATTTTCAAAAAAACGCTTTAAAGGGCTAATCCCTTATAAAGCAAGTGAAGAAAAACGCATATCATCTATGGTTATGTTTTTACTTGGTGCATTTATGACTTTGTCTTTCTTTTCGCCTTCAATTGGCTCGCTTGCAGTTATGTTTACAATCTTTGGAGATCTTTCCGCTTGGAGTATAGGTGTTAGTATTGGAAAATTCCACATCTTTGCTGGGAAGACTCTTGAAGGGACCATTGCTGCATTCTTAACAAATACTCTTATTGCATCAATTTACTACAAACTTGGGCTTGTAAGTGTTGCCGTATTTTTGACTGGGGCAATTGTTGCAACTCTTGCAGAACTTGCTCCGTTTGAGGATGACAATTTCTCAGTGCCACTTTTGAGCGCAATCACAATGAGTCTGATTAGCGAGCTTTAA
- a CDS encoding phosphatase PAP2 family protein, producing the protein MNIMEFLKKNYKLYLINTVLAVVIYYTSKIYDFTNHATANVHVLATSFDKLVPFIPQFIVIYNSLEPVIYLTLLFFFIFHPRIFTPLSLSFITLFLVSNFVYVVFQTYVPRPQITIGNNYFVNEVVKLYSSDNPYNCFPSLHCGTSALASSVWFVKKKYKLIAYLMSIWAILIILSTQFLKQHVIADIIGAPLAIGIFLVFYKAFNLKNEY; encoded by the coding sequence ATGAATATAATGGAATTTTTAAAGAAAAACTACAAACTCTATCTAATAAATACTGTTCTTGCGGTCGTTATTTATTACACGTCGAAAATTTATGATTTTACAAACCATGCAACCGCAAATGTGCATGTACTTGCAACATCATTTGATAAACTCGTGCCATTCATTCCACAGTTTATTGTTATATATAATTCACTTGAACCTGTTATTTACCTCACACTTCTTTTCTTTTTCATCTTCCATCCACGTATATTTACCCCACTTTCTCTTTCTTTTATTACTCTTTTTCTTGTAAGCAATTTTGTGTATGTAGTGTTCCAAACATACGTTCCACGACCTCAAATAACAATTGGAAATAATTATTTTGTGAATGAGGTTGTAAAATTATATTCAAGCGACAACCCATATAATTGCTTCCCAAGTTTACATTGTGGCACATCTGCATTGGCTTCTTCAGTTTGGTTTGTAAAAAAGAAATACAAGCTAATTGCATACTTAATGTCGATATGGGCAATTTTAATAATCCTTTCGACACAATTTTTAAAGCAGCATGTAATTGCTGATATTATCGGTGCACCCCTTGCAATAGGAATTTTCCTTGTGTTCTACAAAGCATTTAATCTCAAAAATGAATATTAA
- a CDS encoding DUF2334 domain-containing protein — MKKKIIIIFIILALFLNVCETVFANEKTYPSLTEPKIALIRLEDVSPWYAIQVNGLEVLRKTADYLYDEHVPFHVSVVPIYINPLENIHLDMSDTNNPKMKAFRETILYMASHGGIVGIHGYTHQHDSGVSTSDFEFGKCAECSTDSCAESHIKSAIETFEKSGIKFCYWETPHYTATPSQYKIFAKYFTLFYEPDFQFHWSKTVSVYYNLRDDKKPVYFIPAPQLMVQSKFDVERILFSARSSRFVSFFFHPYENFKRLYGGPNTLKFDISSSLEYLETLITGLKKMGFTFKTINDLNFVTFYPSEKFYTVNNLYLVLKDKLVFKNKTVYLPLVEILSSMNIKYTVSNGSVQFEVNGNKFKITNGMIFTNDKKYTSNNKIPGIVMLAKNQQILISKEFISKFLAVIQVNPFNKVIIILN; from the coding sequence ATGAAAAAGAAAATAATTATTATCTTTATTATTTTGGCTTTATTTTTAAATGTATGTGAAACAGTATTTGCAAATGAGAAAACTTATCCCAGTCTTACAGAACCTAAAATAGCACTTATAAGGCTTGAGGATGTAAGCCCGTGGTACGCAATACAAGTAAACGGCCTTGAAGTGTTAAGAAAAACTGCTGATTACCTTTATGATGAACATGTGCCATTCCATGTATCGGTTGTCCCCATTTACATAAATCCACTGGAAAATATCCACCTCGATATGAGCGATACAAACAATCCCAAGATGAAAGCATTTAGAGAAACCATTTTATATATGGCTTCTCATGGCGGTATTGTTGGAATTCATGGCTATACTCATCAACATGATAGCGGTGTTTCAACTTCTGATTTTGAATTTGGAAAATGTGCCGAGTGCTCGACAGATTCCTGCGCAGAAAGTCATATAAAAAGTGCAATTGAAACGTTTGAAAAATCAGGTATTAAATTTTGTTACTGGGAAACCCCACATTACACCGCAACACCCTCTCAATACAAAATATTTGCAAAGTATTTTACCTTATTTTATGAGCCCGACTTCCAATTCCATTGGTCAAAAACTGTTTCTGTTTATTACAATTTAAGAGATGATAAAAAACCAGTTTATTTTATCCCTGCACCCCAATTAATGGTGCAAAGTAAATTTGATGTTGAAAGAATTCTCTTTAGCGCAAGGAGTAGTCGATTCGTAAGTTTCTTTTTCCATCCATATGAAAACTTTAAAAGGCTTTACGGAGGACCAAATACCTTAAAGTTTGATATTAGCTCAAGTCTTGAATATCTTGAGACACTTATAACAGGGCTTAAGAAAATGGGTTTTACATTTAAAACGATAAATGATTTAAATTTCGTAACATTTTATCCAAGCGAAAAATTTTACACAGTAAATAACCTGTATTTAGTATTGAAAGATAAATTAGTCTTTAAGAACAAAACAGTTTATCTGCCACTCGTAGAAATTTTATCTTCTATGAATATCAAATATACAGTTTCAAATGGCTCCGTTCAATTTGAAGTAAACGGCAACAAATTTAAAATAACAAATGGTATGATTTTTACAAATGACAAGAAATATACTTCAAACAATAAAATTCCAGGCATAGTAATGCTTGCTAAAAACCAACAAATCCTTATTTCGAAAGAGTTTATATCCAAATTTCTTGCAGTTATTCAAGTAAACCCTTTTAATAAAGTAATAATTATTTTGAATTAA
- a CDS encoding IS1634 family transposase, giving the protein MFVKVTKSGKHKYVSIVSAYRDKEKSIIKHKVILNLGRLDMIENNPMFGRLGLRLAELSKFKDMIDLNTVKGGNVVNTGYAVYKKLWDNYGLNKLLNDMREKTNIQFDLNTSIFLMAAEHLMNPKSKLGTYNNQLHYANLPSVGLNHLYRSLDILSEHKETIEDYLFNKQKSLFNMNVDVVFYDATTFRFESVKKDTLRDFGFSKENRVNEVQVVLGLLIDMVGRPIGYELFPGNTFEGKTLESSLDKLSGRFGIRRVIIVADRGLNSKLNLKKIKDKGYDYIVSSRIKSMKKDVQESILNEEGYVTIKGKDTLNLNSADSSQDEETFRYKLLDYVNTVRDTDNKLYDLKEKLLVTYSPLRAQKDREDRQRLIDKGVKFLDNPSAISGSLKRGGRKYLKETNKLNWELDKNAMSRDEMFDGYYAIEVSKTDMNVNDILDAHHALWKIEESFRIMKSTLEVRPIFHWTEKRIKGHFVVCFLSFLLERTLELTLKENNIKASPERIKEALNLMNLTEFSAEGHSFYLKTKWDELGNKILKILHIKPPKNITPFEELRI; this is encoded by the coding sequence ATGTTTGTAAAAGTTACTAAGTCTGGAAAGCATAAGTATGTCTCCATAGTCTCGGCATACAGAGACAAAGAAAAAAGTATCATAAAGCACAAGGTGATCCTTAACCTTGGTAGATTAGATATGATTGAGAACAACCCAATGTTTGGAAGATTAGGCCTTCGCCTTGCAGAACTATCAAAGTTTAAGGATATGATTGACCTGAATACGGTAAAAGGTGGAAATGTCGTTAATACTGGCTATGCTGTCTACAAGAAACTCTGGGATAACTATGGATTAAATAAACTGCTTAATGATATGAGAGAGAAAACAAATATCCAGTTTGACTTAAACACTTCTATCTTCTTAATGGCAGCAGAACACCTTATGAATCCAAAGAGTAAGCTTGGAACATACAACAATCAACTGCACTATGCTAATCTTCCTTCTGTAGGATTAAACCACCTCTATCGTTCCCTTGACATACTATCAGAGCATAAAGAAACAATTGAAGATTACCTTTTTAACAAACAGAAGAGCCTATTCAATATGAATGTTGATGTTGTCTTCTATGATGCAACAACATTCAGGTTTGAAAGCGTAAAGAAGGATACATTAAGAGACTTTGGATTCAGCAAAGAAAATAGGGTTAATGAAGTGCAGGTTGTCTTAGGACTGCTCATTGATATGGTTGGTCGGCCAATAGGATATGAACTCTTTCCTGGCAATACCTTTGAAGGTAAGACACTTGAGTCGTCCCTTGATAAACTCAGTGGAAGGTTTGGCATACGCAGGGTAATCATCGTTGCAGACAGAGGGCTAAATTCAAAGCTCAACTTAAAGAAAATCAAAGATAAAGGGTATGATTACATTGTTTCATCACGCATAAAGAGCATGAAGAAGGATGTGCAGGAAAGTATCCTGAATGAAGAGGGGTACGTCACAATAAAAGGGAAAGATACCCTTAACCTCAATTCAGCCGATTCAAGCCAAGATGAAGAAACCTTCAGATACAAGCTGCTTGATTATGTAAATACTGTAAGAGATACAGATAACAAACTGTATGACCTCAAAGAGAAGCTCCTTGTAACTTATTCTCCCTTGAGAGCTCAAAAGGATAGAGAGGATAGGCAGAGGTTGATTGATAAAGGAGTAAAATTTCTTGATAACCCTTCTGCTATCAGTGGAAGCTTGAAGCGTGGAGGAAGAAAATACCTCAAGGAGACAAACAAGCTGAACTGGGAATTGGATAAAAATGCAATGTCAAGGGATGAGATGTTTGATGGATACTATGCAATAGAGGTAAGCAAGACTGATATGAATGTAAATGACATTCTTGATGCACACCATGCTCTATGGAAGATAGAAGAATCATTCAGGATAATGAAGAGTACGTTGGAGGTTAGGCCAATCTTCCACTGGACCGAAAAAAGAATCAAAGGCCACTTTGTTGTTTGTTTCCTCTCTTTCCTTCTTGAAAGAACGCTTGAACTAACACTTAAAGAGAATAATATCAAAGCATCACCTGAAAGAATCAAAGAAGCACTCAACTTAATGAATCTTACAGAATTTAGTGCAGAAGGACATTCATTCTATCTTAAAACAAAGTGGGATGAGCTTGGTAACAAGATTCTTAAAATACTTCATATTAAACCTCCAAAAAACATTACTCCCTTTGAAGAGTTAAGAATCTAA
- a CDS encoding WG repeat-containing protein — protein MQKLLNRFLIFVVIVLLTISIGEGIYIFRTKQSNSASQIHLTNTNTSSLLVPYRKGNLWGFSDRNGKIVIEPQFEDVWFFTDGLAKVRINNHYGFINEKGDFVIEPKFEVVRAFRDGLALFMKNGLFGYIDTKGNVAIPPQFENASDFKEGLAPVKKNGLWGYIDKSGRFVIAPMYNFASTFENGIALVSFKEFDGYIDKNNHQFFKDD, from the coding sequence ATGCAGAAGCTATTAAATCGATTTTTAATTTTTGTAGTAATCGTTTTACTTACAATTTCCATCGGTGAAGGTATTTACATATTTAGAACAAAACAATCAAACAGTGCATCACAAATTCACCTCACAAACACTAACACTTCAAGTTTGCTTGTGCCATACCGTAAGGGCAACTTGTGGGGATTTTCGGATAGAAATGGAAAAATTGTTATCGAGCCTCAATTTGAGGATGTGTGGTTCTTTACAGATGGTCTTGCAAAGGTAAGGATAAATAATCATTATGGATTTATCAATGAAAAAGGTGATTTTGTAATTGAACCAAAATTCGAAGTGGTTCGCGCATTCAGAGATGGGCTTGCACTATTTATGAAAAACGGATTATTTGGTTATATTGATACAAAAGGAAATGTAGCGATACCACCTCAATTTGAAAATGCATCGGATTTCAAAGAAGGACTTGCCCCCGTAAAAAAGAATGGCCTTTGGGGATATATTGATAAGAGCGGAAGATTCGTAATTGCGCCAATGTATAACTTTGCTTCAACTTTTGAAAATGGCATTGCACTTGTTAGTTTCAAGGAATTTGACGGCTATATCGATAAGAATAACCACCAGTTTTTCAAGGATGATTAA
- a CDS encoding ABC transporter ATP-binding protein, translated as MQSLLKLYANLKKYLFLIVGAVFLIYLQVRANLELPTIMSKIVNNGILPGDINYIWQQGMFMLFIAGLGILASIAANFLTSHVSMGLGRDIRSKFFKHVESFSLYEFNKFGASTLLTRTSNDVVQIQQSTQMLIMMLSNAIFTGIDALILAYNASPYLTRVLYVAIPTVALIIVLFINPVTKLFLLIQKEIDKINRVVRENIMGVRVIRAFNKTEYEKKRFDVANLDVTNTYIRANRIMAVLMPLLMIGMNLATVAIIWYGAKGIDLGNTNLGSMVAFIQYAMMILMSIVFLTILFVMLPRAVAASERIVEVLETPIEIKDREKPKTFPDEKKGSIQFINVSFKYPNAEEPVLRDITFEAKPGEVVGILGTTGSGKSTLVSLIPRLYDVTSGQLLIDGVDVREVPQEELRRRISYVPQRAVIFTGTVKENIRIGKPDATDEEIIEAAKIAQAHAFIERLQQGYDTIISEGGTNLSGGQKQRISIARGIIRKGDIFVFDDCFSALDFKTEAKLRAALKDVIKGSTVILVAQRVASVMSADKIVVLDEGRIVGIGTHKELLNSSEVYREIVFSQLSQEDLVREGLA; from the coding sequence ATGCAGAGCCTTTTAAAACTCTATGCAAATTTAAAAAAGTACTTGTTTCTAATAGTTGGAGCAGTTTTTCTCATCTACCTTCAGGTGCGAGCAAACCTTGAACTTCCCACTATCATGTCGAAAATCGTAAACAATGGTATCCTACCAGGGGACATAAATTACATTTGGCAACAAGGTATGTTTATGCTTTTTATTGCGGGTTTAGGCATACTTGCTTCTATTGCTGCAAATTTCCTTACATCCCATGTCTCAATGGGACTTGGAAGAGACATAAGGAGCAAATTTTTTAAACATGTAGAAAGTTTTTCTCTTTATGAGTTTAATAAATTTGGCGCATCAACACTTTTAACGCGAACATCAAACGATGTTGTGCAAATTCAACAATCAACGCAGATGCTTATAATGATGCTTTCAAACGCTATTTTTACGGGGATTGATGCGCTCATACTTGCGTATAATGCAAGTCCATATCTTACGAGAGTCCTCTACGTTGCTATCCCAACCGTTGCGCTTATAATAGTCCTTTTTATTAATCCTGTAACGAAACTGTTTTTACTCATACAGAAGGAGATCGATAAGATTAATAGGGTCGTAAGAGAAAACATTATGGGTGTTAGAGTAATAAGAGCATTCAACAAAACTGAATATGAAAAGAAAAGATTTGATGTTGCAAACCTTGACGTGACAAATACCTATATAAGGGCAAATAGAATAATGGCAGTACTTATGCCGCTTTTAATGATTGGGATGAACCTTGCAACAGTTGCAATTATCTGGTATGGAGCAAAGGGAATTGATTTAGGAAACACAAACCTTGGATCAATGGTTGCATTTATTCAATATGCAATGATGATTTTGATGAGTATTGTTTTTCTTACTATTCTTTTTGTTATGCTTCCCCGTGCAGTTGCAGCAAGCGAAAGAATCGTAGAAGTTCTTGAAACTCCAATTGAAATAAAGGATAGAGAAAAACCAAAGACGTTTCCAGATGAAAAAAAAGGAAGCATCCAATTTATCAACGTTAGTTTTAAATATCCAAATGCAGAGGAACCTGTTCTTCGTGATATAACTTTTGAAGCAAAACCAGGAGAAGTCGTAGGAATTCTTGGAACAACAGGAAGCGGTAAGTCAACCCTTGTAAGCCTTATACCAAGGCTCTACGATGTAACTTCAGGGCAACTTCTGATCGATGGCGTTGATGTAAGGGAAGTTCCTCAGGAAGAGTTAAGGAGGCGCATAAGTTATGTGCCTCAGCGTGCTGTTATATTCACTGGCACTGTAAAAGAAAACATAAGAATTGGTAAACCTGATGCAACAGATGAAGAGATTATTGAGGCAGCAAAAATTGCACAAGCACACGCCTTTATTGAAAGATTACAACAAGGTTATGATACGATTATTTCAGAAGGTGGAACAAACCTTTCGGGCGGACAAAAACAGAGAATTTCTATTGCAAGAGGAATCATAAGAAAGGGCGATATTTTTGTATTTGATGATTGCTTCTCTGCGCTTGACTTCAAAACCGAGGCAAAATTGAGAGCGGCTTTGAAAGATGTTATTAAAGGTTCGACTGTTATTCTTGTTGCTCAAAGGGTTGCAAGTGTTATGAGTGCAGATAAAATTGTTGTCCTTGATGAGGGAAGAATTGTAGGTATTGGAACACACAAAGAACTTTTGAATTCTTCAGAGGTTTATCGCGAAATTGTCTTCTCGCAACTGTCGCAGGAAGACCTCGTAAGGGAGGGTTTGGCATGA
- a CDS encoding glycerophosphodiester phosphodiesterase has product MKVLGHRGCKYEIENTIRSFEKAFELGADGIELDTQSTLDNTIVVSHDENLKRVFGVDFKIREHTLFELESISKDGEKVPTLESVLEIAKSRSKMVDVELKNPKDLEAVAKIVQSFNYGGFFISSFYHRAMLEGKERFPKIKFAFLYAHVPEDVSLYAKKIDLLKPEIEFVTPEYRNYASITIPWTVNEKEDFEKLYDLNVFAVISDYPDKIIEFLKEKT; this is encoded by the coding sequence ATGAAGGTATTAGGGCATAGAGGTTGTAAGTACGAAATCGAAAACACGATTCGAAGTTTTGAAAAAGCCTTTGAGCTTGGCGCAGACGGGATTGAACTTGATACGCAATCAACTCTTGATAACACAATTGTTGTTTCTCATGATGAAAATCTCAAACGTGTTTTTGGAGTTGATTTTAAAATTCGAGAACATACACTTTTCGAACTTGAAAGTATTTCAAAGGATGGCGAAAAGGTCCCTACGCTTGAGAGTGTCCTTGAAATTGCAAAAAGTAGAAGCAAAATGGTAGATGTGGAATTAAAAAACCCGAAGGATCTTGAGGCTGTTGCAAAAATAGTCCAAAGTTTTAATTACGGTGGATTTTTTATTTCGTCTTTTTACCACAGAGCGATGCTTGAGGGAAAAGAGCGTTTTCCAAAAATCAAATTTGCGTTTCTCTATGCGCATGTCCCGGAGGATGTATCGCTATATGCAAAGAAAATTGATCTTTTGAAGCCTGAAATTGAATTTGTAACACCTGAATATAGGAATTATGCTTCAATTACAATTCCATGGACTGTAAACGAAAAAGAAGACTTTGAAAAACTTTACGATTTAAATGTATTTGCTGTTATCTCAGACTATCCTGACAAAATCATCGAATTTCTTAAAGAAAAGACTTAG
- a CDS encoding DegV family protein, whose amino-acid sequence MIKIVVDSTAYLSNEFVKSNDIKVVPIRIFYKERDFKEGEDISIEEFYQFLKNADEFPKTSQPSPDDFINVFKSVIENGDTAISILISEKVSGTINSARLAIETLKTNAIKIIDSKSSIYAIRYLTEHALSLIQKGFDFETVYNQTNKVVERLRDRFALSEIKYLGASGRIKKEIALIGSVLNVKPVFSFTDGLIKLESVFRSFSKAKEYLKKFIANEFNEFGLEKVAIMYGLNRDEANEFGEYVKHTFGVNPDLIQVGCSIGNYAGPEWLGVGILRGET is encoded by the coding sequence ATGATAAAAATAGTCGTTGACTCAACAGCGTATCTTTCAAATGAGTTTGTAAAATCAAACGACATTAAAGTTGTTCCAATAAGGATCTTCTATAAGGAAAGAGACTTTAAGGAAGGTGAAGATATATCAATAGAGGAGTTTTATCAGTTTCTCAAAAATGCAGACGAATTCCCAAAAACTTCACAACCTTCTCCTGACGATTTCATTAATGTCTTTAAATCTGTAATTGAGAATGGAGACACCGCAATATCGATCCTTATCTCGGAGAAAGTAAGTGGCACTATAAATTCTGCAAGGCTTGCAATAGAAACTCTTAAAACAAATGCAATAAAAATTATAGATTCAAAATCTTCAATCTATGCAATAAGATATTTAACGGAACATGCGCTAAGTTTAATACAGAAGGGATTCGATTTTGAAACTGTCTATAATCAAACAAATAAAGTTGTTGAAAGACTTAGGGATAGATTTGCCTTAAGCGAAATTAAATATTTAGGCGCAAGTGGACGCATCAAAAAAGAAATCGCACTTATCGGAAGCGTTTTAAATGTAAAGCCTGTCTTCTCGTTCACGGATGGTCTCATAAAACTTGAAAGCGTATTTAGAAGTTTTAGCAAGGCAAAGGAATACCTCAAGAAATTTATCGCAAACGAATTTAATGAGTTCGGTTTAGAGAAAGTTGCAATCATGTACGGACTAAACCGAGATGAAGCAAACGAATTTGGAGAATATGTGAAACATACCTTTGGGGTAAATCCAGACCTCATTCAGGTAGGTTGCTCAATTGGGAACTACGCAGGACCAGAATGGCTTGGCGTTGGGATACTTAGGGGCGAAACATGA
- a CDS encoding DNA recombination protein RmuC: MNTTVILVIGLVVFAIAMLIMVLKISQMQESLKSSVKDSLLENIHKLYTSISDLKEEYGKITSTLSTLSDISNDTKTLKSYLTNTKIRGYWGERLVEDIINIVGLKEGINYVKQTTDSDSRPDFTFYLPNGKVINLDAKFPLDNYKKFIEAQSEAEKESFKKEFIKDVKNRINEVAKKNYVNENTVDFASVFIANEGTYAFLLSEEPGIIDEALSKQIVLTSPTTLYALLSVLRKATEYYILEKSVRDVLDLMVKFEKEWGNYLKEFDKLDKAINDLKDTYNKLVTTRKDKLDSVLTEIESKKALMEETENETQEKVN; encoded by the coding sequence ATGAATACTACAGTTATTTTGGTTATTGGTTTAGTGGTTTTTGCAATAGCGATGTTAATTATGGTTTTGAAGATTTCACAAATGCAGGAGTCGTTAAAAAGTTCTGTGAAGGATTCTTTGCTTGAAAATATCCATAAACTCTATACATCTATTTCAGATCTCAAAGAGGAGTATGGAAAAATCACTTCAACGCTTTCAACCCTTTCTGATATTAGTAATGACACAAAGACTTTAAAATCGTATCTAACGAATACGAAAATACGAGGTTATTGGGGCGAGCGCCTTGTTGAGGATATTATAAATATTGTTGGGCTTAAAGAAGGTATAAACTATGTAAAGCAAACAACAGATAGTGACAGTAGACCTGACTTTACATTTTACCTTCCAAATGGAAAGGTTATAAACCTTGATGCAAAATTTCCACTTGATAACTACAAGAAGTTTATCGAAGCACAAAGTGAAGCTGAAAAAGAATCTTTTAAAAAAGAATTTATAAAGGATGTGAAGAATAGAATTAATGAAGTTGCAAAAAAGAATTATGTAAATGAAAACACCGTTGACTTTGCGTCAGTTTTTATTGCAAATGAAGGCACATATGCTTTTCTTTTAAGCGAAGAGCCTGGTATTATTGACGAAGCACTGTCAAAACAAATAGTTCTTACGTCTCCAACCACACTTTATGCGTTGCTTTCCGTCTTAAGAAAAGCAACTGAGTACTACATTTTGGAAAAGTCCGTAAGAGATGTCCTTGATTTGATGGTAAAATTTGAGAAAGAGTGGGGAAATTACCTTAAGGAGTTTGATAAATTAGACAAAGCAATTAACGATTTAAAAGACACATATAACAAATTGGTTACAACACGAAAGGACAAATTGGACTCCGTTTTAACAGAAATCGAAAGCAAGAAGGCTTTAATGGAAGAAACCGAAAACGAAACACAGGAAAAGGTAAATTAA